In Pseudoalteromonas nigrifaciens, the sequence TTAAAAACATGGCACCGAAGTTGTAATACCTAAGCTGTATTGAGCAAAACAAGATTAAAGTTAAACAGCTTAAATCATAACCCAATGAAGGAATTACATTATGAAAACATTTAAATCAACACTGGTACTAATGGCTTTAGCTTCTTCATCAGCGGCTTTTGCAGCAACAGATTTTGACACACTCGATGTAGATGGTAATGGTGCAATTAGCCAAGCAGAAGCGTCGGTAG encodes:
- a CDS encoding EF-hand domain-containing protein — encoded protein: MKTFKSTLVLMALASSSAAFAATDFDTLDVDGNGAISQAEASVDAELMSKFTELDTDQNGELSKEEFSKA